CCGAGAGATCGAAGCCGCCTGCAACAATCACGAGCGCCTGGCCGCAGGCGACGATCGCCAGCAGGGAGGCGTTACGCAGGATGTTGAGGATGTTGATGATGCCGTAGAACTGGGGATCGGTCGCCGACATGCCGGCCACGAGCAGCAGCAGAAGTGCCGGCAGAAATCCGATTCGGCCCGCTATCGATCGGAGGCCGATCGAGCTCTGCGGTCCTGCGGTGACCAGCACCGTGCTCATGCAACCTCCGCCGTGAGATGATCCCGGAAGAAGCTCGAAAGCACGTTCTGCTCGGTCTTCTCGTCACCTCTCAGTTCCGCGGCAATGCAGCCGTGATGCATCACATAGAGGCGGTTCGACAGTGCCAACACCTCGGGCAATTCCGAGGACACTACGATCACGGCGGCGCCAGCCTCGACCAAACGCTTCATGAACTCGTAGACCTCGAGCTTGGCACCGACGTCGATGCCGACGCTCGGCTCGTCGAACAGGAATACGGTCAGCTCGCGCGTTAGCGCGCGCCCGAGCATCACTTTCTGGCGGTTGCCGCCGGACAGCGCACCCGCGATGCGTTCGATATTGGGCGGCCTGAGCTGCAACTGCGCCATGATACCGCCGATCCTGGCGCGCTCCGCGGCCTGTCGCAGCACGCCGAAGCGGGCGAAGGCGGGCAGGTCGAGCACCGTCATCGAGGCGTTCTCGCGGATCGGTCGTGACAGCGCGAGCCCTTCCGCGATCCGATTGGCGGGGAAATAGGCGATGCCGCGCTTGAGGCTGCGCCGTGGGGCAGGGAACTCATACGGCGAGCCGTCGATCCGGATCACGCCGGACGTCGCCGGCTCGATGCCATAGATGGCGCGGATCAGCTCCGACTTGCCGCAGCCGACAAGACCGGCGATGCCGGTGATCTCGCCGGCCCGGGCGTAGAGGTTCACATCGCGAACGCTGCCGTCGGCAAGGGTCAGGTTTTCGACGTCGACCACTACCTTGTCCGGCTTGTGCGTGATGGTCGGAAACAGCAGATCGATCTTCCGGCCGGTCATCAGCTCCACCAGCTCTCCGTCGGTCGATGTCGCAGCATCGAGGGTGCGGATGTGGCGGCCGTCGCGGAGCACGGTGACGCGGTCGGCCAGCGCGCGGATCTCGCGCATGCGGTGCGACACGTAGATCAGCCCGACATTCTGGCTCTTCAGCCGGGCGATCAGCTCGAACAGCCGCCCGGTCTCGCGCTCCGTGAGCGAAGCGGTCGGCTCATCGAGGATCAACAGGCGTACCTTGCCGAGCAGCGCCTTGGCGATCTCGGCCATCTGCTGGTGTGCGCGCGAGAGGTCATCGACCCGTCGCGACGGATCAAGGTCGAAGCCGAGCTCGTCGATGAGCGCTTGGGCGCGCTTGCGCATCTCGCGCGCACGCAAGACACTGCCGTTCGTGATCTCCCGGCCGAGAAACAGGTTCTCTTCCACGGTGAGGCTCGGAACGAGCGAGAATTCCTGAAAAACCGGGCTGATGCCGATCGCGCGCGCTCGTTGCGGCGTGAGATGGCTGATCTGCTGACCGTCGAAATGGAACCTGCCTTCGTCGGGTGGAAAGGTTCCCGACACGACATTGATCAAGGTCGACTTGCCGGCGCCGTTCTCGCCGAACAGGACGTGCAACTCACCGGCACGGACATCGAGATCGACCCGGTCGAGCGCGCGGACGCCCGTGAAATGCTTCGAAATGCCTCGCAATTGAAGCAGAGGCGCTACCGGATTCGGGGCGACGTCGACGTCCATCTGCTGCTCCGCAGGCCGTTGGGACCAGAGGCGGGAGACGCATCTCCCGCCTCGAGCTTTATTCGCAGGCTTACTTGGCCTTGACCGAGTAGACCGGGGTCCAGCTTGCCGGCGCCAGCACGAGATCCATCTGCAGTTTCGGAACGGTGGTCTTGTCGATCACCGCCGCCACCGGCTGGACAAGGCTCATCACCGGTTTCTTCTCGATGAGACGCACCGCCTGATCGATCGCGATCGCACCTTCGCCGACCGGATATTGGGTTGCGAAGGCGAGGATATCGCCGCGGTTCAGCGCGTCGAGCATGGCCTGGTTTTCGTAGGACGATACGATCTTCAAGTCGCTTCGGCCGGCCTCGGCGACGGCACCGATCGCGGCCTCAGCCGTTGGCGCGGTGCCCCAGATCACGTTCATGCCGGGATAGGCTTGCAGCGCGTCCTGGATCAGCTGGAGCTGTACAGCGACGCCGGAGTCGCCGAATTTCTCGGCCAGAACCTTGGCGTTCGGGTTCTTGGCGACGGCCTTCTTGAAGCCTTCGTTGAAAGATTCCGCCCAGCCCGAGCCAGCCGGTCCGGGGAAGGTTACGATGTTG
This region of Bradyrhizobium sp. CCGUVB1N3 genomic DNA includes:
- a CDS encoding sugar ABC transporter ATP-binding protein, translated to MDVDVAPNPVAPLLQLRGISKHFTGVRALDRVDLDVRAGELHVLFGENGAGKSTLINVVSGTFPPDEGRFHFDGQQISHLTPQRARAIGISPVFQEFSLVPSLTVEENLFLGREITNGSVLRAREMRKRAQALIDELGFDLDPSRRVDDLSRAHQQMAEIAKALLGKVRLLILDEPTASLTERETGRLFELIARLKSQNVGLIYVSHRMREIRALADRVTVLRDGRHIRTLDAATSTDGELVELMTGRKIDLLFPTITHKPDKVVVDVENLTLADGSVRDVNLYARAGEITGIAGLVGCGKSELIRAIYGIEPATSGVIRIDGSPYEFPAPRRSLKRGIAYFPANRIAEGLALSRPIRENASMTVLDLPAFARFGVLRQAAERARIGGIMAQLQLRPPNIERIAGALSGGNRQKVMLGRALTRELTVFLFDEPSVGIDVGAKLEVYEFMKRLVEAGAAVIVVSSELPEVLALSNRLYVMHHGCIAAELRGDEKTEQNVLSSFFRDHLTAEVA